From one Lotus japonicus ecotype B-129 chromosome 3, LjGifu_v1.2 genomic stretch:
- the LOC130744820 gene encoding protein SEMI-ROLLED LEAF 2-like isoform X4 — translation MPLFANSLLEIIRTLLKQTRADEMQILGCNTLVEFIDCQTDSTCMFNLEVFIPKLCQLAQEAGDDERALLLRSAGLQALSYMVQFMGEHSHLSMDFDKIISAILENYMDLQSKSDLGQVENLNSQSQNQLVQGFPKEEDHLHYLPDVTKKDPSMLHVVAGTEKESKLGITIAKDPGYWSKVCLYNIAKLAKEATTVRRVLEPLFHNFDMENRWSSEKGVAYCVLMYLQSLLTESGDNSHLLLTILVKHLDHKNVAKQPILQIDIIKTTTQLAQNVKHQTSVPIIGAISDLIKRLRKCLQNSAEASSIGNDAFKLNTELQSALERCILQLSTKVGDVGPILDLMAVVLESFSTNPITARTTMSVVYQTAKLITSIPNVSYHQKTFPDALFHQLLLAMAHPDHETQIGAHSVFSMVLMPSMVSPWLDQKTIAKKVQSNSFSNESFSGEEHLNGKVVEEKLIVGVSGKKFFTPVLTDGKEDLSSLRLSSHQVSLLLSSIWVQATSVDNIPASYEAMAHTYSIALLFTRSKTSSYMALVRCFQLAFSLRSVSLYQEGGLQPSRRRSLFTLASYMLIFSAKAGNFPDLIPKVKASLTEATVDPFLELVDDIRLQAVCIESERIVYGSQEDEVAAMKSLSAVALDDKLLKETVISYFLTKFAKLSEDELSSIKNQLLQGFSPDDAYPSGPPLFMETPRHCSPLAQIEFLDFDEIMGPDDLMNEETGPEPSGSLSDRKTSLSSNHPDVLGVNQLLESVLETARQVASFSTSSTPLPYDQMKNQCEALVTGKQQKMSVIHSFKHQQKTKAIVLSSKSEVEVPPLPFKALEYSKGDLKLVSQKQLKVQDQVPLLSHDHVQQNSLILPPSSPYDKFLKAAGC, via the exons AT GCCGCTATTTGCCAACAGTTTATTAGAGATCATTCGGACTCTTTTGAAGCAAACTCGAGCAGATGAGATGCAGATCTTAGGTTGCAACACTCTTGTTGAATTTATTGACTGCCAG ACAGATAGTACATGCATGTTCAACTTAGAGGTTTTTATCCCGAAACTATGTCAATTGGCTCAAGAAGCTGGAGATGATGAACGAGCTCTGCTTTTACGTTCTGCTGGACTTCAAGCTCTATCCTATATG GTGCAGTTCATGGGTGAGCACTCACATCTTTCCATGGATTTTGACAAA ATTATTTCAGCGATATTGGAGAATTACATGGATCTCCAATCCAAATCCGACCTTGGCCAGGTAGAGAATCTGAATTCACAATCTCAAAACCAGTTGGTTCAAGGATTTCCTAAAGAAGAAGACCATCTACATTATTTACCAGATGTCACCAAGAAGGATCCTTCCATGCTGCATGTTGTGGCAGGAACTGAGAAAGAGTCCAAGTT GGGTATTACTATTGCTAAAGATCCTGGTTATTGGTCAAAGGTTTGCTTGTATAATATAGCCAAATTGGCAAAGGAAGCTACAACTGTGCGGCGTGTCCTGGAACCTCTGTTTCACAATTTTGATATGGAAAACCGTTGGTCTTCTGAAAAGGGGGTTGCTTATTGTGTTTTGATGTATTTGCAATCCCTTTTAACAGAATCAG GTGATAACTCCCATCTTCTGTTGACCATTTTGGTCAAGCATTTGGATCATAAGAATGTTGCAAAGCAGCCTATCCTTCAGATTGATATTATTAAAACAACCACACAGCTTGCACAAAATGTGAAGCATCAGACTTCAGTTCCAATCATTGGTGCAATATCTGACCTCATCAAACGTTTAAGGAAGTGCCTACAAAATTCAGCTGAAGCATCCAGCATAGGAAATGATGCATTTAAGCTTAATACTGAACTTCAGTCTGCCTTAGAAAGGTGTATATTACAACTTTCGACAAAG GTTGGGGATGTAGGACCAATTCTTGATTTGATGGCCGTGGTGCTAGAGAGTTTCTCCACGAATCCTATCACAGCAAGAACAACAATGTCTGTTGTCTATCAAACTGCAAAATTAATCACTTCCATTCCCAATGTGTCATATCACCAGAAG ACTTTCCCTGATGCCTTGTTTCACCAATTGCTACTGGCCATGGCTCATCCCGACCACGAAACACAAATTGGAGCGCATAGTGTATTCTCTATGGTGCTTATGCCATCCATGGTTTCTCCTTGGTTAGACCAAAAAACGATTGCTAAGAAGGTACAGAGTAACAGCTTCTCCAATGAAAGTTTTTCCGGAGAAGAACATTTGAATGGAAAGGTGGTTgaagaaaagctaatagtaGGTGTTAGTGGGAAGAAGTTTTTCACTCCTGTGCTAACTGATGGAAAAGAA GATCTAAGTTCTCTTAGGTTGAGCAGTCACCAAGTGAGTCTCTTGCTCTCTTCAATCTGGGTTCAGGCAACATCCGTGGACAATATCCCTGCAAGCTATGAGGCAATGGCACACACTTACAGCATTGCTTTATTGTTTACTCGTTCTAAG ACATCCAGTTACATGGCTTTGGTAAGATGTTTCCAATTGGCATTCTCCCTCAGAAGCGTATCTTTGTACCAAGAAG GAGGCTTACAGCCATCTCGTAGGAGGTCTCTTTTTACCTTGGCTTCGTACATGCTTATATTCTCTGCAAAGGCAGGCAATTTCCCTGATCTAATTCCAAAAGTTAAAGCGTCCCTGACAGAGGCAACA GTAGATCCTTTTCTTGAACTAGTCGATGATATTCGGCTGCAGGCTGTTTGTATAGAATCAGAGAGGATAGTTTATGGTTCTCAGGAAGATGAAGTTGCTGCTATGAAGTCACTTTCAGCTGTAGCATTGGATGACAAGCTGTTGAAAGAGACTGTAATATCATACTTTCTGACTAAATTTGCAAAATTATCTGAG GATGAGTTGTCCAGCATAAAGAATCAACTTCTACAGGGTTTCTCCCCAGATGATGCATATCCATCGGGACCTCCCTTGTTTATGGAGACACCAAGGCATTGCTCTCCACTTGCTCAGATTGAGTTCCTAGATTTTGATGAG ATAATGGGTCCAGATGATTTGATGAATGAAGAGACTGGGCCTGAACCTAGTGGCAGTCTGTCAGACCGCAAAACATCACTTTCATCCAACCACCCTGATGTTTTAGGAGTTAATCAACTCTTGGAATCG GTTTTGGAAACCGCACGGCAAGTTGCAAGTTTCTCCACTTCCTCTACTCCTCTACCTTATGACCAAATGAAGAACCAGTGTGAGGCCCTTGTAACAGGGAAACAACAGAAGATGTCAGTCATTCACAGTTTCAAGCACCAACAGAAGACTAAGGCCATAGTTCTTTCAAGTAAAAGTGAAGTAGAAGTTCCCCCTCTACCTTTTAAG GCACTAGAATATTCAAAAGGTGATTTGAAGTTAGTGTCTCAGAAGCAACTTAAAGTGCAGGATCAAGTCCCCCTCCTTTCACATGACCACGTGCAGCAAAATTCTTTGATATTACCACCTTCAAGCCCCTATGATAAATTCTTGAAAGCTGCCGGATGTTAA
- the LOC130744820 gene encoding protein SEMI-ROLLED LEAF 2-like isoform X5: MFNLEVFIPKLCQLAQEAGDDERALLLRSAGLQALSYMVQFMGEHSHLSMDFDKIISAILENYMDLQSKSDLGQVENLNSQSQNQLVQGFPKEEDHLHYLPDVTKKDPSMLHVVAGTEKESKLGITIAKDPGYWSKVCLYNIAKLAKEATTVRRVLEPLFHNFDMENRWSSEKGVAYCVLMYLQSLLTESGDNSHLLLTILVKHLDHKNVAKQPILQIDIIKTTTQLAQNVKHQTSVPIIGAISDLIKRLRKCLQNSAEASSIGNDAFKLNTELQSALERCILQLSTKVGDVGPILDLMAVVLESFSTNPITARTTMSVVYQTAKLITSIPNVSYHQKTFPDALFHQLLLAMAHPDHETQIGAHSVFSMVLMPSMVSPWLDQKTIAKKVQSNSFSNESFSGEEHLNGKVVEEKLIVGVSGKKFFTPVLTDGKEDLSSLRLSSHQVSLLLSSIWVQATSVDNIPASYEAMAHTYSIALLFTRSKTSSYMALVRCFQLAFSLRSVSLYQEGGLQPSRRRSLFTLASYMLIFSAKAGNFPDLIPKVKASLTEATVDPFLELVDDIRLQAVCIESERIVYGSQEDEVAAMKSLSAVALDDKLLKETVISYFLTKFAKLSEDELSSIKNQLLQGFSPDDAYPSGPPLFMETPRHCSPLAQIEFLDFDEIMGPDDLMNEETGPEPSGSLSDRKTSLSSNHPDVLGVNQLLESVLETARQVASFSTSSTPLPYDQMKNQCEALVTGKQQKMSVIHSFKHQQKTKAIVLSSKSEVEVPPLPFKALEYSKGDLKLVSQKQLKVQDQVPLLSHDHVQQNSLILPPSSPYDKFLKAAGC, from the exons ATGTTCAACTTAGAGGTTTTTATCCCGAAACTATGTCAATTGGCTCAAGAAGCTGGAGATGATGAACGAGCTCTGCTTTTACGTTCTGCTGGACTTCAAGCTCTATCCTATATG GTGCAGTTCATGGGTGAGCACTCACATCTTTCCATGGATTTTGACAAA ATTATTTCAGCGATATTGGAGAATTACATGGATCTCCAATCCAAATCCGACCTTGGCCAGGTAGAGAATCTGAATTCACAATCTCAAAACCAGTTGGTTCAAGGATTTCCTAAAGAAGAAGACCATCTACATTATTTACCAGATGTCACCAAGAAGGATCCTTCCATGCTGCATGTTGTGGCAGGAACTGAGAAAGAGTCCAAGTT GGGTATTACTATTGCTAAAGATCCTGGTTATTGGTCAAAGGTTTGCTTGTATAATATAGCCAAATTGGCAAAGGAAGCTACAACTGTGCGGCGTGTCCTGGAACCTCTGTTTCACAATTTTGATATGGAAAACCGTTGGTCTTCTGAAAAGGGGGTTGCTTATTGTGTTTTGATGTATTTGCAATCCCTTTTAACAGAATCAG GTGATAACTCCCATCTTCTGTTGACCATTTTGGTCAAGCATTTGGATCATAAGAATGTTGCAAAGCAGCCTATCCTTCAGATTGATATTATTAAAACAACCACACAGCTTGCACAAAATGTGAAGCATCAGACTTCAGTTCCAATCATTGGTGCAATATCTGACCTCATCAAACGTTTAAGGAAGTGCCTACAAAATTCAGCTGAAGCATCCAGCATAGGAAATGATGCATTTAAGCTTAATACTGAACTTCAGTCTGCCTTAGAAAGGTGTATATTACAACTTTCGACAAAG GTTGGGGATGTAGGACCAATTCTTGATTTGATGGCCGTGGTGCTAGAGAGTTTCTCCACGAATCCTATCACAGCAAGAACAACAATGTCTGTTGTCTATCAAACTGCAAAATTAATCACTTCCATTCCCAATGTGTCATATCACCAGAAG ACTTTCCCTGATGCCTTGTTTCACCAATTGCTACTGGCCATGGCTCATCCCGACCACGAAACACAAATTGGAGCGCATAGTGTATTCTCTATGGTGCTTATGCCATCCATGGTTTCTCCTTGGTTAGACCAAAAAACGATTGCTAAGAAGGTACAGAGTAACAGCTTCTCCAATGAAAGTTTTTCCGGAGAAGAACATTTGAATGGAAAGGTGGTTgaagaaaagctaatagtaGGTGTTAGTGGGAAGAAGTTTTTCACTCCTGTGCTAACTGATGGAAAAGAA GATCTAAGTTCTCTTAGGTTGAGCAGTCACCAAGTGAGTCTCTTGCTCTCTTCAATCTGGGTTCAGGCAACATCCGTGGACAATATCCCTGCAAGCTATGAGGCAATGGCACACACTTACAGCATTGCTTTATTGTTTACTCGTTCTAAG ACATCCAGTTACATGGCTTTGGTAAGATGTTTCCAATTGGCATTCTCCCTCAGAAGCGTATCTTTGTACCAAGAAG GAGGCTTACAGCCATCTCGTAGGAGGTCTCTTTTTACCTTGGCTTCGTACATGCTTATATTCTCTGCAAAGGCAGGCAATTTCCCTGATCTAATTCCAAAAGTTAAAGCGTCCCTGACAGAGGCAACA GTAGATCCTTTTCTTGAACTAGTCGATGATATTCGGCTGCAGGCTGTTTGTATAGAATCAGAGAGGATAGTTTATGGTTCTCAGGAAGATGAAGTTGCTGCTATGAAGTCACTTTCAGCTGTAGCATTGGATGACAAGCTGTTGAAAGAGACTGTAATATCATACTTTCTGACTAAATTTGCAAAATTATCTGAG GATGAGTTGTCCAGCATAAAGAATCAACTTCTACAGGGTTTCTCCCCAGATGATGCATATCCATCGGGACCTCCCTTGTTTATGGAGACACCAAGGCATTGCTCTCCACTTGCTCAGATTGAGTTCCTAGATTTTGATGAG ATAATGGGTCCAGATGATTTGATGAATGAAGAGACTGGGCCTGAACCTAGTGGCAGTCTGTCAGACCGCAAAACATCACTTTCATCCAACCACCCTGATGTTTTAGGAGTTAATCAACTCTTGGAATCG GTTTTGGAAACCGCACGGCAAGTTGCAAGTTTCTCCACTTCCTCTACTCCTCTACCTTATGACCAAATGAAGAACCAGTGTGAGGCCCTTGTAACAGGGAAACAACAGAAGATGTCAGTCATTCACAGTTTCAAGCACCAACAGAAGACTAAGGCCATAGTTCTTTCAAGTAAAAGTGAAGTAGAAGTTCCCCCTCTACCTTTTAAG GCACTAGAATATTCAAAAGGTGATTTGAAGTTAGTGTCTCAGAAGCAACTTAAAGTGCAGGATCAAGTCCCCCTCCTTTCACATGACCACGTGCAGCAAAATTCTTTGATATTACCACCTTCAAGCCCCTATGATAAATTCTTGAAAGCTGCCGGATGTTAA